One region of Gopherus evgoodei ecotype Sinaloan lineage chromosome 16, rGopEvg1_v1.p, whole genome shotgun sequence genomic DNA includes:
- the GFI1B gene encoding zinc finger protein Gfi-1b, with protein MPRSFLVKSKKAHTYHQHHSVEEDLPVSTWDPIPSLCLAPCDKSSEEVRTFSTEFKSEYPECLVPKQDKDHAGLKEEGAPALYLNRTLSGPPAQETSVPALQVKGCSNSTSTPTFYKPSFSWDAFHSPYSYRQMSSSMQSALLERSVSLYGSHLLPSSEPPIDYSMRYSPDMETYHCVKCNKVFSTPHGLEVHVRRSHSGTRPFACDVCGKTFGHAVSLEQHTNVHSQERSFECKMCGKTFKRSSTLSTHLLIHSDTRPYPCQYCGKRFHQKSDMKKHTYIHTGEKPHKCQVCGKAFSQSSNLITHSRKHTGFKPFSCELCAKGFQRKVDLRRHRETQHSLK; from the exons ATGCCACGTTCTTTTTTGGTGAAGAGCAAGAAGGCCCATACCTACCACCAGCACCACTCTGTGGAAGAGGACCTGCCTGTTTCCACTTGGGATCCCATACCATCGCTCTGCCTTG CCCCATGTGACAAGTCATCAGAAGAAGTCAGGACCTTCAGCACAGAGTTCAAAAGCGAGTACCCAGAATGCCTTGTTCCAAAACAAGACAAGGACCATGCTGGACTGAAGGAAGAAGGTGCGCCTGCCCTGTATCTGAACAGGACACTGTCAGGGCCTCCAGCTCAAG AGACATCCGTCCCAGCTCTGCAAGTTAAGGGCTGCAGCAATTCCACAAGCACCCCTACCTTCTACAAGCCCAGTTTCTCTTGGGACGCCTTCCATTCTCCATACAGCTACAGGCAGATGTCTTCCAGCATGCAGTCAGCCCTCCTGGAGCGCTCAGTTAGTCTGTATGGCAGCCATCTCCTGCCGAGCTCTGAGCCGCCTATTGATTACAGCATGCGTTACTCACCGGACATGGAGACGTACCACTGTGTGAAGTGCAACAAG GTATTCTCCACCCCACATGGGCTGGAGGTCCATGTCCGAAGATCCCACAGTGGGACACGGCCCTTTGCTTGTGATGTGTGCGGCAAAACCTTTGGACATGCTGTGAGCCTGGAGCAGCACACGAACGTCCACTCCCAG GAGAGAAGCTTTGAGTGTAAGATGTGTGGAAAGACTTTTAAACGCTCGTCCACATTGTCCACCCACCTCCTGATCCATTCAGACACGCGGCCCTACCCCTGCCAGTACTGCGGCAAGCGCTTCCACCAGAAATCAGACATGAAGAAACACACCTACATTCATACCG GGGAGAAGCCCCACAAGTGCCAAGTGTGCGGCAAAGCCTTCAGCCAGAGCTCCAATCTCATCACCCACAGCCGCAAGCACACTGGCTTCAAGCCCTTCAGCTGTGAGCTCTGCGCCAAGGGCTTCCAGCGCAAGGTGGACCTGCGGCGACACAGGGAGACCCAGCATAGCTTGAAGTGA